AGGCCATAATTTTATTgccaaatatattaatgattgcTCCGCTAATTAAtacttttaatttattttttaaaatcgtGTATTTCCAAAATACAGTGGAACCCTactgatatattttttttttaattaatttttttttgtattttttgtttgtAAAAGTTTccaaaattttcataaataagcgcatatattataactgTGCAAATTTAGTAATATGGTTGTACATATCATAtcatatatacttatttttatgtatgtATACTTATGTTTATGTTcatgtttatatttaattttatttttatgtttatgttcatgtttatatttaattttatttttatgtttatgttcatgtttatatttaattttatttttatgtttatttttatgtttatttttatgtttatttttatgtttattttaattttaatttttatttttatttttatttttgtgtaTGTTTTGAAacagtttttattttatattaacaatatagattaaaaatatgaatatatatattattgtcttgtagtattatatataaaaacacataataataaaataacataattttatgCATTTTCAATttcctttaaaaaaattttccaATTTAAATGTGGGAAAATTTTCATAACTATAGTACTTCAAATTATCAAATTCTttgaattataattttatgtttCATTTTGACATTTCTGTACCAGTTTGAGAGCGGCATAATAATTAtagagaaataaaaaaaaatatataaatacatatcaATGtgcataattatttatattatattaatatatgctcGTTAGATGATAATGTAGATATAACATATAGATTGTTGGGTGTATttccatattaattttattttacaatttatggaaaataaaaattaattttctccattttaattttattttataattaatttatggaaaatataaattcacTTTTGATTCTAATGCcatatagtatatatttaattattcttaataaaattagtgtaaaaataaacacaAAATGTAATAactttacatatatattatattttcatttattatctAATAGTACAACTATTAAAttgttaaataaaataattgattTTTAATTGATATTAAAATGTGGAAAATTATTCTGCTTATATGTTTCTTTTATTACCCCAATTGAAATGTGTTTGCATAACTTCTAATATATTTGCCTTATGTAAAAATACATTaagtattttttaatattataaaataaactaCTCATTTGTAAgaataaatatgattatttttttttaatatgaaGCTTTAGATTGATATATGCATCGAACTTAGTGCTTTTAGGAGTCTTATTATGGtgtatatgaaaataatgaatattatattatcatttttcatattagTAATTTCTGGAAATGTTAAAGGTGCAAGTTTTAGAGACGCAAATCATAACATTCCAGAACCAATTGCATATATTTCGCTAGCTAAACCAACTGCAGTATTCgcatatgataaaaaaaaacatattaaatatttagaCTTAATTAATAGTATTTTAAGTGAGCAAtcaacaaataaaaaatataaatttgcaGGTGGCAATTATCATTGGATTATAATAGACATTAATATATCCATAGATAATTCTAGTCTGCTTttgaaacattttttttctgaaaACAAAATTGAAGCATTCAAATTAGGAACAAGACATTTTATATCTTATATAGAGGAGAggattaaatttttaatttcacgatatatatataaatatgattttgaaaaaaattatgctACCGATTTAATAAACTTAGCTGAAGATTTAAAACCTCCGACATCTAATAGATTTATCTACGAATTTATAAACAACCTTATAAGATTCAAAAAAATGCCACCAGATATAAAGCTTAAAGAAATGTCAAATGAAGTTTCTGAACTGCTTTTACAAAATTCATCTATAAAGATTCAAGGTTattgtattaaaataatgaaatataaaaaccccatttatataaaaaatgattttagtttttattttaatatcgctataaataaatataaatcaaATGTTActtataattttgaatttcCTAAATCTGAAATTGCTGAGTTATGTCCTAAATCTGAACATTTTGAATTAGATTCTAAATCtgaattttttgaattagATTCTAAATCTGAATTTTTTGAGTTAGATTCTAAATCTGAAATTTTTGAATTAGACCCTAAACCTTTAAGAAAggcataattttattatcaaatatattaataattgctccgataattaatatttttaatttattatttatttttaatttattatttatttttaatttattttttaacattgtGTTTCCAAAATACAGTGGAACTCACTGaccaaattttttttaattaaatttttttttgtattttttgtttgtAAAAGTTTCCAAAATTCGTATAAATAAGcgcatatattataactgTGCAAATTTAGTAATATGGTTGTACATAACATAtcatatatacttattttgGTGTATGTATGTTTATGTTTATGTGTATGCCCACGTGTATATGTATGTTTATGTATATGTGTATGTTTTGAAAcggtttttattttatattaacaatatagattaaaaatatgaatatatatattattgtcttgtagtattatatataaaaacacataataataaaataacataattttatgCATTTTCAATttcctttaaaaaaattttccaATTTAAATGTGGGAAAATTTTCATAACTATAATACTTCAAATTCTTTggattataattttatgtttGGTTTTGACTTGTCTGTGTCAGTTTTAGGGGGCCATAATAATTATagggaaataaaaaaaatatataaatacatatcaatgtacataattatttatattaatatatggtCGTTAGATGATAATAAGCATATAACACATAGATTATTGGATGTATTTGCCTTTAACGATATTTTACAattaatttatgaaaattataagtagccaaatttatattctccgaattaatatataattggctctgttctaaaaaataaaaaaaaataaaaaaaataaaaaataaaaaataaaaaataaaaaaataaaaaataaaaaataaaaaaataaaaaaaaacgataaCCTTGCATATATacagtattattatttatgattAACAATACAGTAAAAATGTGTGGAGAGTATTTTTACACACATTCATATATAGCAATATCTAATAATACAACTATTAAGTtggtgaaaaaaataatcgatttttaatttatattaaaataggaAAAATTATTCTgcttatatgtttttttaattattcaaATTGAAACATATTTGtgtaaattataatatattgttcttaaaaaaaaaaatgtgaaatgTGTATAGAGATATAACAAATTCACAcacattaaatatattcgtCCTACATACAAATCATTGCAttaagttttttttaatattataaaataaaataaaataaaataactaaTTGTaaaagtaattttttttttttttttaatatgaaCCTTTAGATTGGTGTGTGCATCAAACTTAGTATTTTTAGGAGtcttattttattgtttatgaaaatgatgaatattatattatcgtTTTTCATATTAGTGATTTCTATAAATGTTAAAGGTACTACTTTTCAAGAtggaaataataacattCCTGAACCAATTGGATATATTTCGCTAGCTCAACCAATTGCATATATTTCGCTAGCTCAACCAACTGTAGTATTCgcatatgataaaaaaaaacatactaAATATTTAGATTTAATTAATAGTGTTTTAAATGAACAatcaaaaaatacaatatatgAATTTGAAGGTGGCAATTATCATTGGGTTATAACAAACTTTGGTATATCTATAGATAATTCTAGTCTTCGTTTGAAACTATATTTTTCTGAAAAAGAAATTGATGCATTAAAATTTggaacaaaatattttatatcttatttaagagataatattaaatacttATTTTCACGATATATGGATAAATatgattttgaaaaaaactATGGTGGtgatttaaaaaagttaGCTGAAGATTTAAAAGCTTTGATATATGATAGACTTAATCACAATTTTAAATACAACTTAATAAAAcgcgaaaaaaaaacaaaagatgAAAAGGTCAATAAGAAGGGAaagaaaatttttaaaactcTTGTACACAATTCAGATATAATAATTCAaggttattttattaaagtAAGAAAAGATGGAAACTATACAGATTTAACCAGAAATCTTAATATGTATTtcgatataaatataaataaagacaATGTAAA
Above is a window of Plasmodium yoelii strain 17X genome assembly, chromosome: 9 DNA encoding:
- a CDS encoding fam-d protein, yielding MVYMKIMNIILSFFILVISGNVKGASFRDANHNIPEPIAYISLAKPTAVFAYDKKKHIKYLDLINSILSEQSTNKKYKFAGGNYHWIIIDINISIDNSSLLLKHFFSENKIEAFKLGTRHFISYIEERIKFLISRYIYKYDFEKNYATDLINLAEDLKPPTSNRFIYEFINNLIRFKKMPPDIKLKEMSNEVSELLLQNSSIKIQGYCIKIMKYKNPIYIKNDFSFYFNIAINKYKSNVTYNFEFPKSEIAELCPKSEHFELDSKSEFFELDSKSEFFELDSKSEIFELDPKPLRKA
- a CDS encoding fam-d protein, with product MKMMNIILSFFILVISINVKGTTFQDGNNNIPEPIGYISLAQPIAYISLAQPTVVFAYDKKKHTKYLDLINSVLNEQSKNTIYEFEGGNYHWVITNFGISIDNSSLRLKLYFSEKEIDALKFGTKYFISYLRDNIKYLFSRYMDKYDFEKNYGGDLKKLAEDLKALIYDRLNHNFKYNLIKREKKTKDEKVNKKGKKIFKTLVHNSDIIIQGYFIKVRKDGNYTDLTRNLNMYFDININKDNVNSNYDLKFLKSEIIELVSKPLRRP